In Lacerta agilis isolate rLacAgi1 chromosome 8, rLacAgi1.pri, whole genome shotgun sequence, one genomic interval encodes:
- the DUSP2 gene encoding dual specificity protein phosphatase 2, whose protein sequence is MVIEEVVPLESSGLATLLRDPRESGRTLVLDCRPFLAYCQAHLLDSRPVHWNGLLRRRSRGRSGVSLDWLVPDRALLGRLRKGELSHLVVLDEASCSAAALRPDSLARLLLNALLLEERAGTSHIYLLQGGFENFQANFPELCLTSPTPATSPPSPSPALQSPDNSTEAITPLYDQGGPVEILPFLYLGSCYHSSNREVLESLGITAVLNVSSSCPNYFEGQFLYKSIPVEDNHMAEISVWFQEAIDFIDSVKNSSGRVLVHCQAGISRSATICLAYLIQSRRVRLEEAFDFVKQRRGVISPNFGFMGQLLQFETEVLCH, encoded by the exons ATGGTGATCGAGGAGGTGGTGCCCTTGGAGAGCTCCGGCCTGGCCACGCTGCTGCGGGACCCCCGGGAGAGCGGGCGCACGCTGGTGCTGGACTGCCGCCCCTTCCTGGCGTACTGCCAGGCGCACCTGCTGGACTCGCGGCCCGTGCACTGGAACGGGCTGTTGCGGCGCCGGTCCCGCGGCCGGAGCGGCGTCAGCCTCGACTGGCTGGTCCCCGACCGGGCGCTCCTGGGCCGGCTGCGCAAGGGCGAGCTGAGCCACCTGGTGGTGCTGGACGAGGCCAGCTGCTCGGCGGCGGCGCTGCGTCCCGACAGCCTGGCCAGACTGCTGCTCAACGCGCTGCTGCTGGAAGAGCGAGCCGGCACCTCGCACATCTACCTGCTGCAAG GTGGCTTTGAGAATTTCCAAGCCAATTTTCCAGAACTGTGCTTGACTTCGCCGACACCTGCTACAtctcctccatctccatctcctgcTCTCCAAAGCCCTGACAACAGCACAGAAGCCATTACTCCCTTGTATGACCAG GGGGGCCCAGTGGAGATTCTGCCATTCCTCTACCTGGGCAGCTGCTACCACTCCTCCAACCGGGAGGTTCTGGAGTCCCTTGGAATCACTGCTGTGCTCAACGTCTCCTCCAGCTGCCCCAACTACTTCGAAGGCCAGTTCCTGTACAAGAGCATCCCAGTGGAAGACAACCACATGGCTGAGATCAGTGTGTGGTTCCAGGAAGCCATTGACTTCATTG ATTCGGTGAAGAACAGCAGCGGGCGTGTGCTGGTGCACTGCCAAGCTGGCATCTCCCGTTCGGCCACCATTTGCCTTGCCTACTTGATCCAGAGCCGCCGGGTGCGGCTGGAAGAGGCCTTCGACTTTGTCAAGCAGCGCCGTGGGGTGATCTCTCCCAACTTTGGCTTCATGGGGCAGCTTCTGCAGTTCGAGACTGAGGTGCTGTGCCATTAG